From Corvus cornix cornix isolate S_Up_H32 chromosome 1A, ASM73873v5, whole genome shotgun sequence, a single genomic window includes:
- the NFYB gene encoding nuclear transcription factor Y subunit beta, which translates to MDGDSSTTDASQLGIAGDYIGGSHYVIQPHDDTEDSMNDHEDTNGSKESFREQDIYLPIANVARIMKNAIPQTGKIAKDAKECVQECVSEFISFITSEASERCHQEKRKTINGEDILFAMSTLGFDSYVEPLKLYLQKFREAMKGEKGIGGTVTTADGLSEELTEEAFTNQLPAGLITTDGQQQNVMVYTTSYQQISGVQQIQFS; encoded by the exons ATGGATGGTGACAGCTCCACAACAGATGCTTCTCAGTTAGGAATTGCTGGAGATTACATTGGTGGCAGTCACTATGTGATACAGCCTCATGATG ACACAGAAGACAGCATGAATGATCACGAAGATACAAATGGCTCAAAAGAGAGTTTTAGAGAACAAGATATATATCTTCCAATTGCAAATGTGGCAAGGATAATGAAAAATGCCATACCCCAAACAGGAAAG ATTGCTAAGGACGCAAAGGAATGTGTACAAGAGTGTGTAAGTGAATTCATCAGCTTTATAACATCAGAAGCAAGTGAGAGGTGTCaccaagagaaaagaaagaccATCAATGGAGAGGATATTCTCTTTGCCATGTCTACCTTGGGGTTTGATAGCTATGTTGAACCTCTGAAGTTATACCTCCAAAAATTCAGAGAG GcaatgaaaggagaaaagggaattGGGGGAACAGTTACAACTGCAGACGGTCTAAGTGAGGAGCTCACAGAAGAAGCATTTA CTAACCAGTTGCCAGCAGGCTTAATAACCACAGATGGCCAACAGCAGAACGTTATGGTCTACACAACATCATATCAACAG ATCTCTGGTGTTCAACAAATTCAGTTCTCatga